In Electrophorus electricus isolate fEleEle1 chromosome 1, fEleEle1.pri, whole genome shotgun sequence, a single window of DNA contains:
- the nme3 gene encoding nucleoside diphosphate kinase 3 isoform X1: MICFFLTIFAYVFKTGWTGVNERTFIAVKPDGVQRRLVGEIIHRFERKGFRLAGLKFLQASEDQLMEHYWELRNKTFFKGLLKYMSSGPIVAMVWQGLDVVKTSRKMLGETNPADSLPGTIRGDYCVEVGRNVIHGSDSVECAQREISLWFKEHELICWEGSSEQWIYA; this comes from the exons ATGATTTGCTTTTTCTTAACGATATTCGCTTACGTTTTCAAGACAG GATGGACTGGTGTGAATGAGCGCACCTTCATCGCTGTGAAGCCGGATGGAGTGCAGAGGAGGCTAGTGGGAGAGATAATCCACCGCTTTGAAAGAAAGGGCTTCAGATTGGCTGGACTTAAATTCCTGCAG GCTTCTGAAGACCAACTGATGGAGCACTACTGGGAATTGAGGAACAAGACATTTTTCAAAGGCCTGCTGAAATACATGAGCTCTGGACCTATTGTGGCTATG gtgtggcaaGGCCTGGATGTGGTGAAGACATCCAGAAAAATGCTTGGAGAGACCAATCCTGCTGACTCTCTTCCAGGAACCATCAGAGGAGATTACTGTGTAGAAGTGGGCAG GAATGTTATCCATGGCAGTGACTCGGTGGAGTGTGCTCAGAGAGAAATCTCCCTATGGTTCAAAGAACATGAGCTCATCTGCTGGGAGGGGAGCTCTGAACAGTGGATCTATGcatga
- the nme3 gene encoding nucleoside diphosphate kinase 3 isoform X2, whose protein sequence is MGSKRSSADPKYLADLAAKVPRISETGWTGVNERTFIAVKPDGVQRRLVGEIIHRFERKGFRLAGLKFLQASEDQLMEHYWELRNKTFFKGLLKYMSSGPIVAMVWQGLDVVKTSRKMLGETNPADSLPGTIRGDYCVEVGRNVIHGSDSVECAQREISLWFKEHELICWEGSSEQWIYA, encoded by the exons ATGGGCTCAAAGAGGTCATCGGCGGACCCAAAATATCTTGCGGATTTAGCAGCAAAAGTACCCCGAATCAGTGAAACTG GATGGACTGGTGTGAATGAGCGCACCTTCATCGCTGTGAAGCCGGATGGAGTGCAGAGGAGGCTAGTGGGAGAGATAATCCACCGCTTTGAAAGAAAGGGCTTCAGATTGGCTGGACTTAAATTCCTGCAG GCTTCTGAAGACCAACTGATGGAGCACTACTGGGAATTGAGGAACAAGACATTTTTCAAAGGCCTGCTGAAATACATGAGCTCTGGACCTATTGTGGCTATG gtgtggcaaGGCCTGGATGTGGTGAAGACATCCAGAAAAATGCTTGGAGAGACCAATCCTGCTGACTCTCTTCCAGGAACCATCAGAGGAGATTACTGTGTAGAAGTGGGCAG GAATGTTATCCATGGCAGTGACTCGGTGGAGTGTGCTCAGAGAGAAATCTCCCTATGGTTCAAAGAACATGAGCTCATCTGCTGGGAGGGGAGCTCTGAACAGTGGATCTATGcatga